From Bacteroidota bacterium, one genomic window encodes:
- a CDS encoding glutathione peroxidase: MFMLITLLSLLSDASQNVYSFKVKDISGKEISLDQYQGKKILIVNTASSCGYTPQYEGLEKLYEEQKDKLVIIAFPANNFGGQEPGTNEEISAFCKKNYGVSFPVMSKISVKGENMDPLFKWLTSQTNPDFTGDINWNFEKFLIDEHGNLVHRFRSKVTPDNPSLLEAILKK, encoded by the coding sequence ATGTTCATGTTAATCACACTGCTATCCCTTCTCAGCGATGCATCTCAAAATGTTTATTCATTTAAGGTGAAAGATATAAGCGGTAAGGAAATCAGCCTGGATCAATATCAGGGAAAAAAAATACTGATCGTAAATACTGCATCTTCTTGTGGATATACTCCGCAATACGAAGGTTTAGAAAAACTTTATGAAGAACAAAAAGACAAATTGGTGATCATTGCTTTTCCTGCCAATAATTTCGGTGGACAGGAACCGGGAACCAATGAAGAGATTTCTGCTTTTTGCAAAAAGAATTATGGAGTTTCATTTCCGGTCATGTCAAAAATTTCAGTAAAAGGAGAAAATATGGATCCGCTTTTCAAATGGCTGACTTCTCAGACAAACCCTGATTTTACAGGTGATATCAACTGGAACTTCGAGAAATTCCTTATTGATGAACATGGAAATCTTGTGCATCGTTTTCGTTCTAAAGTTACCCCTGATAATCCATCCTTACTCGAGGCAATTCTGAAAAAATAA
- a CDS encoding DUF1211 domain-containing protein, which yields MEPKNFLEKFYKNERVEMLSDGVFAIVVTLLILDLKVPELKDGHSPDALWEALWLLRNKFLSFILSFLFVINLWFSHNVLFRVFIRVDNVMLWLNNLYLLVVCFVPFPTGLIGEYPENSTAMILFGIPWLLIPIIIHSLGTYAMKKGHLSPLVDMRRYKENSKAVRTYIPVSIIPLIISLWYPLVSFCIYILLLITGIILGCRVRLIKGEVE from the coding sequence ATGGAACCCAAGAACTTTCTGGAGAAGTTTTATAAAAATGAAAGAGTGGAAATGTTAAGTGACGGTGTATTTGCAATCGTTGTCACTTTATTGATTCTTGATTTGAAAGTCCCCGAACTCAAAGATGGGCATTCTCCGGATGCCTTGTGGGAAGCTCTATGGTTATTGAGGAATAAATTTCTCAGTTTTATTCTGAGTTTTCTATTTGTAATCAATTTATGGTTCAGTCACAATGTTTTGTTCAGGGTTTTTATCCGGGTTGACAATGTGATGCTTTGGCTGAATAATTTATATCTCCTGGTTGTTTGTTTTGTTCCTTTTCCAACCGGTTTGATTGGTGAATACCCTGAGAATTCCACAGCGATGATTTTGTTTGGGATTCCATGGTTATTGATCCCAATTATTATTCACTCACTTGGTACATATGCTATGAAAAAAGGACACCTTTCTCCTCTTGTAGATATGAGGCGATATAAAGAAAACAGTAAAGCGGTACGAACTTACATTCCTGTTTCAATAATACCATTGATTATTTCACTGTGGTATCCATTGGTCAGTTTTTGTATTTACATACTCCTGCTCATCACCGGAATTATTCTCGGATGCAGAGTTCGATTAATAAAAGGTGAAGTAGAATGA
- a CDS encoding DUF3467 domain-containing protein produces the protein MDDNQNPSNQLNIELTEEIADGIYSNLAIITHSNSEFVIDFVKVLPGVPKAKVKSRILLTPQHAKRLLAAMQDNIAKYEAVHGTIKQTEGIGIPMNFGGPAAQA, from the coding sequence ATGGACGATAACCAGAATCCTTCCAACCAACTCAACATTGAACTGACTGAAGAGATTGCAGATGGAATTTATTCCAACCTGGCGATCATTACGCACAGCAATTCTGAATTTGTCATTGATTTTGTAAAGGTGTTACCCGGTGTTCCTAAGGCAAAGGTGAAGTCCAGAATTTTACTGACTCCTCAGCATGCAAAACGTTTATTGGCTGCGATGCAGGATAACATTGCGAAGTATGAAGCTGTTCACGGCACTATTAAGCAAACTGAAGGCATTGGTATCCCAATGAATTTTGGTGGTCCAGCAGCTCAGGCCTGA
- the rpoC gene encoding DNA-directed RNA polymerase subunit beta' encodes MATRKEIKIKSNFTKIIISLASPEHILEQSSGEVLKPETINYRTYKPERDGLFCERIFGPVKDWECHCGKYKRIRYKGIVCDRCGVEVTEKKVRRERMGHITLTVPVAHIWYFRSLPNKIGYLLGLPTKKLDMIIYYERYVVIQSGVKKEDGINYLDFLTEEEYLQILETLPKDNQHLDEKDPNKFIAKMGAEALYDLLSRLNLDELSYNLRHQASNETSQQRKNEALKRLNVVEAFRAANTHIENHPEWMIVKVVPVIPPELRPLVPLDGGRFATSDLNDLYRRVIIRNNRLKRLLEIKAPDVILRNEKRMLQEAVDSLFDNSRKVNAVKTESNRALKSLSDSLKGKQGRFRQNLLGKRVDYSARSVIVVGPEMKLHECGLPKDMAAELFKPFIIRKMIERGVVKTVKSAKKIVDRKDPIVWDILENVLKGHPVLLNRAPTLHRLGIQAFQPKLIEGKAIQLHPLVCTAFNADFDGDQMAVHVPLGHAAVLEAQMLMLASHNILNPANGAPITVPSQDMVLGLYYITKEKKSDGKVKVKGDGMKFYSAEEVIIAFNEGIVELHAPIQVKTNVLTEDGGLKKEIIKTTVGRVLFNQVVPESAGYINQLLTKKALRDIIGEVLKKCGVAQTAKFLDDIKDLGFKMAFKGGLSFNLEDVKIPDVKTELIGKANLEVDEVMNNYNMGFITYNERYNQIIDIWTRTSSRITETLMKQLSTDKQGFNSIYMMLDSGARGSKEQIRQLGGMRGLMAKPQKSGSTGGEIIENPILSNFKEGLSILEYFISTHGARKGLADTALKTADAGYLTRRLVDVAQDVIITDEDCGTLRGLAETALKNNEEVVESLYDRILGRVSLHTIYHPLTGEVIIESGKEFTEEIAAHIEESPIETVEIRSVLTCESDRGVCAKCYGRNLATGRMVQKGEAVGVIAAQSIGEPGTQLTLRTFHVGGVAQKGANESELKAKYSGKLEFEEVKTVTHKDGNKSHELVIGRSGEFRIVDTNTGTILTTSNIPYGSKLFVKAGDVVEKGTVICEWDPYNAVILSEFPGKIEFEHIEEGITFREESDEQTGYKEKVIIETRDKTKNPAIRILDEKKEVVKGYNIPVGAHIMVNKGQKIQSGDILVKIPRATGKSGDITGGLPRVTELFEARNPSNPAVVSEIDGIVSYGGIKRGNREIVITSRDGEVKKYLVPLSKHILVQDNDFIKAGDALSDGAITPSDILAIKGPAMVQEYLVNEVQEVYRLQGVKINDKHFEVIVRQMMRKVVIEDPGDTVFLEREFVDRVDFMKENDSMMDKVVVLEPGDSTEVKAGQIITLRKLREENSLLKRKDQKPIDARDAIPATSSPILQGITQASLHTKSWISAASFQETTKVLNEAAVNGKVDDLLGLKENVIVGHLIPAGTGLREYDRLIVGSQEEYDLLMASKQEEEVSAR; translated from the coding sequence ATGGCAACCAGAAAAGAAATAAAGATCAAATCCAATTTCACCAAGATCATCATCAGTCTTGCCTCTCCGGAGCACATCCTGGAACAGTCAAGTGGTGAGGTTCTGAAGCCTGAAACCATCAATTACCGTACTTACAAACCCGAGCGCGACGGATTGTTCTGCGAGCGGATTTTCGGACCGGTAAAAGATTGGGAATGTCACTGCGGTAAATACAAGCGTATCCGTTACAAGGGTATTGTTTGTGACCGTTGTGGTGTTGAAGTAACAGAAAAGAAAGTACGTCGTGAACGTATGGGTCATATCACCCTTACGGTTCCTGTCGCGCACATTTGGTATTTCCGTTCACTCCCGAATAAAATCGGTTACCTGCTCGGACTTCCTACCAAAAAGCTCGACATGATTATCTATTACGAGCGTTACGTAGTTATTCAGTCCGGTGTGAAAAAGGAGGATGGAATCAATTACCTGGACTTCCTGACGGAAGAAGAATACCTCCAGATTCTTGAAACACTTCCGAAAGACAATCAACACCTTGACGAAAAAGATCCGAATAAATTCATCGCGAAGATGGGAGCAGAAGCATTGTATGATTTGCTTTCCCGTTTGAACCTCGATGAACTTTCGTACAATTTACGTCACCAGGCGAGCAATGAAACTTCACAGCAACGTAAGAATGAGGCGTTGAAACGTCTCAATGTTGTAGAAGCTTTCCGTGCCGCGAATACACATATTGAGAATCATCCGGAATGGATGATTGTAAAAGTTGTTCCGGTTATTCCACCTGAATTGCGTCCACTCGTTCCACTGGATGGAGGTCGTTTCGCGACATCTGACCTGAACGATCTTTATCGCCGTGTGATTATCCGTAACAACCGTTTGAAGCGACTTCTGGAAATCAAAGCTCCTGATGTAATTCTCCGGAATGAAAAACGGATGCTCCAGGAAGCGGTGGATTCTCTGTTCGACAATTCACGTAAAGTGAACGCCGTTAAGACAGAATCCAATCGTGCTTTGAAATCCCTTTCTGATTCTTTGAAAGGTAAACAAGGTCGATTCCGTCAGAACTTGCTCGGTAAACGTGTCGATTATTCCGCTCGTTCAGTAATTGTCGTAGGTCCTGAAATGAAACTACACGAGTGTGGTCTTCCTAAGGACATGGCAGCTGAGCTCTTCAAGCCATTTATCATCCGTAAGATGATTGAGCGTGGAGTAGTGAAGACTGTTAAATCAGCGAAGAAAATTGTAGACAGAAAAGATCCTATCGTTTGGGACATTCTTGAAAATGTACTGAAAGGACATCCGGTTCTTCTGAACCGTGCCCCGACACTGCACAGATTGGGTATCCAGGCATTCCAGCCAAAACTTATTGAAGGAAAAGCGATCCAGCTGCATCCCTTGGTTTGTACGGCTTTCAACGCTGACTTTGACGGTGACCAAATGGCTGTGCACGTTCCACTCGGACATGCAGCTGTATTGGAAGCCCAAATGCTGATGCTTGCTTCTCATAACATTCTTAACCCTGCTAACGGTGCTCCGATTACCGTTCCTTCACAGGACATGGTTCTTGGACTTTATTACATTACCAAAGAGAAAAAATCTGATGGTAAGGTAAAAGTGAAGGGTGATGGAATGAAGTTCTATTCCGCGGAGGAAGTGATTATCGCTTTCAACGAAGGAATTGTTGAACTCCATGCTCCAATCCAGGTGAAGACAAATGTGCTGACAGAAGATGGCGGACTCAAGAAAGAGATCATCAAAACTACTGTTGGTCGCGTATTGTTCAACCAGGTTGTTCCTGAATCAGCAGGTTACATCAACCAATTGCTGACCAAGAAAGCTCTTCGTGACATCATCGGAGAGGTATTGAAGAAATGTGGTGTCGCTCAAACAGCCAAATTCCTTGATGATATCAAAGATCTCGGATTCAAAATGGCCTTCAAAGGCGGACTTTCATTCAATCTGGAAGATGTAAAAATCCCGGATGTGAAAACCGAATTGATTGGCAAAGCGAATCTTGAAGTTGATGAAGTGATGAATAACTACAACATGGGATTCATCACCTATAATGAACGTTACAACCAGATTATTGATATCTGGACACGGACCAGTTCACGTATCACGGAGACGTTGATGAAACAATTGTCGACTGACAAACAAGGTTTCAACTCGATCTACATGATGCTTGACTCCGGAGCCCGTGGTTCCAAAGAGCAGATTCGTCAGTTGGGCGGTATGCGGGGTCTTATGGCGAAACCACAAAAGAGTGGTTCCACCGGAGGAGAAATCATCGAGAACCCGATCCTTTCTAACTTTAAAGAAGGTCTGTCGATCCTTGAGTACTTTATCTCTACTCACGGTGCGCGTAAAGGTCTTGCCGATACAGCTTTGAAAACAGCTGATGCCGGTTACCTCACACGTCGTCTCGTGGATGTAGCTCAGGACGTGATTATCACAGATGAAGATTGTGGTACACTTCGTGGTCTTGCGGAAACAGCATTGAAGAATAATGAAGAAGTAGTAGAATCACTCTACGATCGTATTCTTGGTCGCGTTTCCCTGCACACCATCTATCATCCATTGACTGGTGAAGTGATCATTGAATCTGGAAAAGAATTCACTGAAGAAATCGCTGCTCATATTGAAGAGTCGCCGATTGAAACTGTTGAAATTCGTTCCGTTCTTACTTGTGAATCAGATCGTGGTGTGTGCGCGAAATGCTACGGCAGAAACCTTGCTACCGGTAGAATGGTACAGAAGGGTGAAGCGGTTGGTGTTATTGCAGCGCAGTCCATCGGTGAACCTGGAACACAGCTTACTCTCCGTACGTTCCACGTCGGTGGTGTGGCTCAGAAAGGTGCCAACGAATCTGAACTGAAAGCGAAATACAGTGGTAAACTGGAGTTCGAAGAAGTGAAGACAGTAACACACAAGGATGGCAATAAATCTCATGAATTGGTTATCGGACGTTCTGGTGAATTCAGAATTGTCGATACCAATACAGGTACAATTTTAACGACTTCAAACATTCCGTACGGTTCTAAACTGTTTGTGAAAGCCGGGGATGTGGTGGAGAAAGGAACTGTAATTTGCGAATGGGATCCGTACAATGCGGTTATCCTTTCCGAGTTCCCTGGTAAAATTGAATTCGAACATATTGAAGAAGGTATCACTTTCCGTGAGGAATCGGACGAACAGACCGGTTACAAGGAGAAGGTGATCATCGAAACTCGTGATAAGACTAAGAACCCGGCTATCCGGATTCTCGACGAGAAGAAGGAAGTTGTGAAAGGCTACAACATTCCGGTAGGCGCGCACATCATGGTGAACAAAGGACAGAAGATTCAGTCCGGTGACATCCTGGTAAAGATTCCTCGTGCAACCGGTAAGTCAGGTGATATCACCGGTGGTCTGCCACGTGTAACTGAACTCTTCGAAGCACGTAACCCAAGTAATCCTGCTGTTGTTTCTGAAATCGACGGTATTGTGTCTTACGGTGGAATCAAGAGAGGTAATCGTGAAATAGTCATCACTTCCCGTGATGGTGAAGTCAAGAAGTATCTGGTACCGCTGTCCAAACACATCCTTGTTCAGGACAATGACTTTATCAAGGCAGGTGATGCACTTTCAGACGGAGCAATCACACCAAGCGATATCCTTGCGATCAAAGGACCAGCAATGGTTCAGGAATACCTCGTTAACGAAGTACAGGAAGTATACCGTTTGCAGGGTGTGAAGATCAATGACAAGCACTTTGAAGTTATCGTTCGTCAGATGATGCGTAAGGTGGTTATCGAAGATCCGGGTGATACTGTATTCCTCGAGCGTGAGTTCGTGGATCGTGTTGATTTCATGAAAGAGAATGATTCCATGATGGACAAAGTAGTTGTTCTTGAACCTGGAGATTCTACAGAAGTGAAAGCCGGACAGATCATTACTTTGCGTAAACTTCGTGAAGAAAATTCACTGTTGAAGCGTAAGGATCAGAAGCCAATTGATGCCAGAGATGCCATTCCGGCGACATCTTCTCCGATTCTTCAGGGTATCACACAGGCGTCACTTCATACGAAGAGCTGGATTTCCGCTGCTTCCTTCCAGGAAACAACGAAAGTTCTTAATGAAGCTGCTGTCAACGGAAAAGTTGATGACTTGCTCGGATTGAAAGAAAACGTAATTGTTGGTCACCTCATTCCTGCAGGTACCGGATTGCGTGAGTATGACCGACTGATTGTAGGTTCTCAGGAAGAATATGATCTCCTGATGGCTTCCAAGCAGGAAGAGGAAGTTTCAGCCCGTTAA
- the rpoB gene encoding DNA-directed RNA polymerase subunit beta, which translates to MTPTKRISFSTNKHTIDYPDFLDVQLKSFQDFFQLETTSDNRQKEGLYKVFSENFPITDSRNNFVLEFLDYFIDPPRYSIEECIERGLTHSVPLKAKLKLYCTDPEHEDFETIVQDVYLGTIPYMTPKGTFVINGAERVVVSQLHRSPGVFFGQSRHANGTKLYSARVIPFKGSWIEFATDINNVMYAYIDRKKKFPVTTLLRAIGYQTDKEILEIFGLADEFKVTKSGIKNAVNRKLAARVLKTWVEDFVDEDTGEVVSIERNEVIIERETILEEHHLELIVESGVKSIILHKEDMNTNDYAIIYNTLQKDTSNSEKEAVEHIYRQLRNAEPPDEETARGIIDKLFFSDKRYDLGDVGRYRINKKLGLEIAEDTRVLTKQDIIEIIRQLIQLINSKAEVDDIDHLSNRRVRTVGEQLYAQFGVGLARMARTIRERMNVRDNEVFTPADLINAKTLSSVINSFFGTNQLSQFMDQTNPLAEITHKRRLSALGPGGLSRERAGFEVRDVHYTHYGRLCTIETPEGPNIGLISSLCVFAKINNLGFIETPYRSVTNGKVDVEKPVIYLTAEEEDGKVIAQANAGVNEKGDFEELKVKARYEGDFPIVDPDKIHLIDVGPNQIASIAASLIPFLEHDDANRALMGSNMQRQAVPLLRPQAPIVGTGLEGLVARDSRVLINAEGDGVVEYVDANEIVIRYNRKEHEKLVSFEDDVKSYNLTKFQKTNQSTCINLKPIVTKGQKVRKGQVLSEGYATQGGELALGRNLKVAFMPWKGYNFEDAIVISEKVIREDIFTSIHVDEYSLEVRDTKRGMEELTADIPNVSEEATRELDENGIIRVGAEVGEGDILIGKITPKGETDPSPEEKLLRAIFGDKAGDVKDASLKVPPSVKGVVIDKRLFSRVVAKDKAQKNDEKVQLEKLDKEYNQHAAELKEKLIDKLFLLVSGKTSQGVTDLFKEVIIPKGAKFTQKMLSEINYETVNPDKWTTDKEKNDQIKQLLHNFNIKYNDVTGIYKRKKFALTVGDELPAGIVQLAKVYIAKKRKLKVGDKMAGRHGNKGIVAKIVRDEDMPFLEDGTPVDIVLNPLGVPSRMNLGQIYETILAWAGEKLGMNFATPIFDGATIEQIDDYVLKAGLPKFGSTYLHDGGTGERFDQPATVGIIYMMKLGHMVDDKMHARSIGPYSLITQQPLGGKAQFGGQRFGEMEVWALEAFGAANILQEILTVKSDDVIGRAKTYEAIVKGDNLPTPGIPESFNVLLHELRGLGLKITLE; encoded by the coding sequence ATAACTCCTACCAAAAGAATCAGCTTCTCGACGAATAAGCATACTATCGACTATCCTGATTTTTTGGATGTCCAACTGAAATCTTTTCAGGATTTTTTCCAGCTTGAAACAACCTCTGACAACCGTCAGAAAGAAGGTCTTTATAAAGTATTTAGTGAGAATTTCCCGATCACGGATTCCCGGAACAATTTCGTTCTGGAGTTTCTGGATTACTTCATCGATCCACCAAGGTATTCGATTGAAGAATGTATCGAAAGGGGACTGACTCACAGTGTTCCACTGAAGGCAAAACTTAAATTGTATTGCACCGATCCGGAACACGAAGATTTCGAAACGATCGTCCAGGATGTATACCTGGGAACAATTCCCTACATGACTCCGAAGGGTACCTTCGTGATCAATGGAGCGGAACGTGTTGTCGTTTCCCAGTTGCACCGTTCCCCGGGCGTATTTTTTGGACAAAGCCGCCACGCGAATGGTACAAAACTGTATTCAGCCCGTGTCATTCCTTTCAAAGGATCATGGATTGAATTCGCTACCGATATCAACAATGTCATGTATGCATACATCGACCGGAAAAAGAAATTCCCGGTAACGACTTTGCTGCGTGCTATCGGATATCAGACGGATAAAGAAATCCTCGAGATCTTCGGTCTCGCCGATGAATTCAAAGTAACCAAATCAGGTATCAAGAATGCAGTCAACCGTAAACTCGCTGCCCGGGTTCTGAAAACATGGGTGGAAGATTTCGTTGATGAAGATACCGGTGAAGTGGTTTCCATCGAGCGTAACGAAGTGATCATCGAGCGTGAAACTATTCTCGAAGAGCATCATCTCGAATTGATCGTTGAATCAGGTGTAAAATCCATTATCCTTCACAAAGAGGATATGAACACCAACGATTACGCGATCATTTACAATACACTTCAGAAAGATACATCGAACTCGGAAAAAGAAGCGGTGGAACACATCTACCGTCAGCTTCGTAATGCCGAGCCACCGGATGAAGAAACAGCTCGTGGAATTATCGACAAACTGTTCTTCTCTGATAAACGTTATGACCTTGGAGACGTTGGCCGTTACAGGATCAACAAAAAACTCGGTCTCGAAATCGCTGAAGACACACGTGTACTTACCAAACAGGATATCATTGAAATCATCCGTCAGCTGATCCAGTTGATCAACTCAAAAGCGGAGGTGGATGATATTGACCACTTGTCAAACAGACGTGTGCGTACTGTTGGTGAGCAATTGTATGCTCAGTTCGGAGTGGGACTTGCCCGTATGGCCCGTACCATTCGTGAGCGTATGAACGTTCGTGACAATGAAGTGTTCACACCTGCGGATCTGATCAACGCGAAGACCCTTTCTTCCGTGATCAATTCGTTCTTTGGAACGAACCAGTTGTCACAGTTCATGGATCAAACTAATCCTCTCGCTGAGATTACCCACAAACGTCGTTTGTCGGCACTCGGACCAGGAGGTCTCTCCCGTGAACGTGCAGGATTCGAGGTACGTGACGTACACTATACACACTATGGTCGCTTGTGTACCATCGAAACACCGGAAGGACCGAATATCGGTTTGATTTCATCCCTCTGTGTATTCGCGAAAATCAACAATCTCGGTTTTATCGAAACTCCATACCGTAGTGTAACCAATGGTAAAGTGGATGTTGAGAAGCCGGTCATTTACCTCACCGCGGAAGAAGAAGATGGAAAAGTTATCGCGCAGGCAAATGCAGGCGTAAATGAAAAAGGTGATTTTGAAGAATTGAAAGTGAAGGCACGTTACGAAGGTGACTTCCCGATCGTTGATCCGGATAAAATTCACCTGATTGACGTTGGCCCTAACCAGATTGCTTCGATCGCCGCATCTCTCATTCCATTCCTCGAGCACGATGACGCCAACCGTGCCTTGATGGGATCAAACATGCAACGTCAGGCTGTTCCATTGTTACGTCCACAGGCTCCAATTGTAGGTACCGGTCTTGAAGGATTGGTTGCCCGTGATTCCCGTGTACTCATCAATGCGGAAGGCGATGGAGTAGTTGAATATGTTGATGCAAATGAAATTGTGATTCGCTACAACCGCAAAGAGCACGAGAAACTTGTGAGCTTTGAGGATGATGTGAAATCTTATAACCTTACCAAATTCCAGAAGACGAACCAGAGTACTTGTATTAACCTGAAGCCGATTGTTACAAAAGGACAAAAGGTTAGAAAAGGACAAGTACTTTCTGAAGGTTACGCGACACAAGGCGGAGAACTTGCTTTGGGACGTAACCTGAAAGTGGCTTTCATGCCTTGGAAAGGGTACAACTTCGAGGATGCGATTGTAATTTCTGAAAAAGTAATCCGTGAAGATATCTTCACATCCATTCACGTGGATGAATACAGTCTGGAAGTTCGCGATACCAAACGTGGTATGGAAGAACTCACTGCTGATATTCCAAACGTAAGTGAAGAAGCTACCCGTGAGCTGGATGAAAATGGAATCATTCGTGTTGGTGCTGAAGTAGGAGAAGGTGATATCCTGATCGGAAAGATTACTCCGAAAGGTGAAACCGATCCTTCACCGGAAGAAAAACTTCTGCGTGCGATCTTTGGTGATAAAGCAGGTGATGTAAAAGACGCTTCTCTTAAAGTTCCACCATCCGTGAAGGGTGTTGTGATCGATAAACGACTCTTCTCACGTGTTGTCGCAAAAGACAAAGCACAGAAAAATGACGAGAAAGTTCAGCTTGAAAAACTGGACAAGGAATACAATCAGCATGCTGCTGAATTGAAGGAAAAACTGATTGATAAATTATTCCTTCTTGTGAGTGGAAAAACTTCCCAGGGTGTGACTGACCTCTTCAAAGAAGTCATCATTCCCAAAGGAGCGAAGTTCACTCAAAAGATGCTCTCTGAAATCAACTACGAAACCGTTAATCCGGATAAGTGGACAACTGATAAAGAGAAGAACGATCAGATCAAGCAATTGCTGCACAATTTTAACATCAAATACAATGATGTAACCGGAATCTACAAGCGGAAGAAATTCGCGCTGACAGTAGGTGACGAATTGCCTGCGGGAATTGTTCAGCTTGCTAAAGTTTATATTGCCAAGAAGCGTAAGCTGAAAGTGGGTGATAAGATGGCCGGTCGTCACGGAAACAAGGGTATCGTCGCGAAAATTGTTCGTGATGAAGACATGCCTTTCCTTGAAGATGGAACTCCGGTTGATATTGTTCTCAATCCGCTGGGTGTACCTTCCCGTATGAACCTTGGACAGATTTATGAAACCATCCTTGCATGGGCCGGAGAAAAATTAGGGATGAATTTTGCCACTCCTATTTTTGATGGTGCTACTATTGAACAGATCGACGATTATGTTCTCAAGGCAGGTCTTCCGAAATTCGGTTCAACGTATTTGCATGACGGAGGTACAGGAGAGCGTTTTGACCAGCCTGCGACAGTAGGAATCATCTATATGATGAAACTCGGACACATGGTTGACGACAAGATGCACGCCCGTTCAATCGGACCATACTCTCTCATCACTCAGCAGCCGTTGGGTGGTAAGGCGCAGTTCGGAGGTCAGCGTTTTGGTGAAATGGAAGTTTGGGCACTGGAAGCATTCGGTGCGGCAAACATCCTTCAGGAAATCCTTACCGTGAAATCAGATGACGTCATCGGTCGTGCGAAAACGTACGAAGCGATTGTAAAAGGCGATAATCTGCCGACACCGGGAATTCCGGAATCCTTCAACGTATTGCTCCACGAATTACGTGGCCTTGGACTGAAGATTACCCTCGAATAA
- the rplL gene encoding 50S ribosomal protein L7/L12 has protein sequence MADLKAFAEQLVNLTVKEVNELAKILKDEYGIEPAAAAVAVAAVGGGDGGAVAAEKSTFDVILKAPGGAKLNIVKLVKEITGLGLKEAKDLVDGAPKPVKEGVSKEEANAIKAQLEEAGAEIELK, from the coding sequence ATGGCAGATCTCAAAGCATTCGCTGAGCAGTTGGTCAACCTGACAGTGAAAGAAGTAAATGAACTTGCAAAGATCCTGAAGGATGAATATGGTATCGAGCCTGCAGCTGCTGCTGTAGCTGTTGCCGCAGTTGGTGGTGGTGATGGCGGTGCCGTTGCTGCTGAAAAATCAACATTCGACGTTATCCTCAAAGCTCCGGGTGGAGCAAAATTGAACATCGTGAAATTGGTGAAAGAAATCACCGGACTTGGCCTGAAAGAGGCGAAAGACCTGGTTGATGGCGCACCAAAACCGGTGAAAGAAGGCGTTTCCAAAGAAGAAGCGAACGCAATTAAAGCACAATTGGAAGAAGCAGGAGCTGAGATTGAACTTAAGTAA
- a CDS encoding 50S ribosomal protein L10, giving the protein MKREEKDVIIGEIAELLNKYPNVYITDTSALTVAKTTQLRRLCFNKGVKMLVAKNSLIQKAMEKKDAASYEGIFVSLKGTSALMFSETGNVPAKLIKEFRKGGNEKPLLKGAWIDTAVFLGDNQLDTLATIKSKNELVADIIALLQSPARNVISGLQSGGGKLAGIIKTLSERAA; this is encoded by the coding sequence ATGAAAAGAGAAGAAAAGGACGTGATCATTGGCGAGATCGCGGAACTCCTCAACAAATATCCAAATGTCTACATCACGGACACATCCGCGTTGACTGTTGCTAAAACAACTCAATTGCGTCGCTTGTGTTTCAACAAAGGGGTGAAGATGCTTGTAGCCAAGAATTCATTGATTCAAAAGGCAATGGAAAAGAAAGATGCGGCTTCCTATGAAGGAATTTTCGTGTCTCTCAAAGGTACCAGCGCTCTGATGTTCAGTGAAACAGGAAATGTCCCTGCAAAACTTATCAAAGAATTCCGCAAAGGCGGGAACGAAAAACCTCTGCTGAAAGGAGCCTGGATCGATACAGCTGTTTTCCTCGGAGACAATCAACTCGATACCCTTGCAACCATCAAATCCAAAAATGAATTGGTGGCTGATATTATTGCCTTGTTACAATCTCCTGCACGCAATGTTATCTCCGGCCTTCAGTCAGGCGGTGGCAAACTTGCAGGAATTATTAAAACACTCTCAGAACGGGCTGCATAA